AACCAAACATAGACTTCTACACAAAAACAAACGGCGGAAAACACACCGCGCTAAACCTAGCAATAGACAAAACAAACACAGAATACATAGGATCACTAGACGCAGACTCCTTCGTAGATAACCAAGCACTAAAAAGAATCATGGCATACTTCGAAGACGACAAAAACATCATGGCGGTAACACCATCCATGAAAATACACAATCCACAAACAATACTACAACACATACAAAGAACAGAATTCCTAATAGGAATACTACTAAGAAAAGTATTCTCATTCCTAGAATCAATACACGTCACACCAGGACCATTCACAATATACAAAAAAGAATTCTTCAAAAAACACGGATACTACAGAAAAGCACACCAAACAGAAGACATAGAAATAGCACTAAGAATGCAATCAAAAAACTTCAGAATAGAAAACTGCGTCAACGCATACGTATACACACACGGACCAAAAAAATTCACCCCGCTAAGAAAACAAAGACTCAGATGGTACACAGGATTCCTAGGAAACGTTATAGATTACAGAGAATTATTCAGAAGAGAACACGGAACACTAGGACTATTCGTATTACCAATGTCACTAATATCAGTAGGAATGGTAATAATCCTAGGCATATACGCGATATACAAATTCCTAGAAACAAGCTACAAAACCCTGAATAATTACATAGCAATAAACTTCGACATACTAAACCTAAAATGGTTCTCATTCGAAACATTCTACATAAGCACGAAACCAATAGCGATACTAGGACTACTAGGACTAATATTATCACTAATACTAATAATAATCACAAAAAAAATATCAAAAGAAAAACAAAGCGTAGTAAAATCATACATATACTTCGTATTGTTCTACTGGATACTCTTCGGGTACTGGTGGGCAATCTCAATAATAAGCAAAATAAGAAAGAAAAAAATAGAATGGAGCCACAAATCAAATGAAAAGAACTAAAAAAATGGATTGGGCAAAACACGCCGCGGTACTATCAATAACAGTACTA
Above is a genomic segment from Candidatus Woesearchaeota archaeon containing:
- a CDS encoding glycosyltransferase family 2 protein, with amino-acid sequence MNFGEILIYTATFISIYTTVYFFLTLLEHRKNITKNTKLKKYPSVTIIIPAYNEEKTLAGTVDSVLNLDYPKNKLKIIIVDDGSTDKTAEIGRKYAEQPNIDFYTKTNGGKHTALNLAIDKTNTEYIGSLDADSFVDNQALKRIMAYFEDDKNIMAVTPSMKIHNPQTILQHIQRTEFLIGILLRKVFSFLESIHVTPGPFTIYKKEFFKKHGYYRKAHQTEDIEIALRMQSKNFRIENCVNAYVYTHGPKKFTPLRKQRLRWYTGFLGNVIDYRELFRREHGTLGLFVLPMSLISVGMVIILGIYAIYKFLETSYKTLNNYIAINFDILNLKWFSFETFYISTKPIAILGLLGLILSLILIIITKKISKEKQSVVKSYIYFVLFYWILFGYWWAISIISKIRKKKIEWSHKSNEKN